Proteins encoded within one genomic window of Babesia bigemina genome assembly Bbig001, chromosome : IV:
- a CDS encoding lipoate-protein ligase A, putative — protein MAAMSIFKRCFGCGSRNPATRLRVLLSDETDIYFNLAIENALLSSYGSNAAKDGASEAPLLFLWRNSPCVIVGRNQNVWSECNLDNVKRDNVKLVRRFTGGGAVYQDLGNTCFTFISPSADYNFEKNSQLICAAMSKLTGKLCEPSGRNDLCVDGLKFSGAAFKVLPNAALHHGTLLININQGSLDKYLTPDKSKLEKHNVQSVKARVTNLSQYNSSISHHSVCEAIIAEVSAHYRSRTREIERLTTASEYCKQNAFLECYNKLTDSQWTYGDRVLDYKSLKHRFDFGSLEFCFDLSGDIVANIWIFSDTLNADFITWLHEKLNHIPLRFTPDDFDRALRGLAYECGNEMIAAIREWLVSELRRAETAAAAAEDDTVNAAQSGPNV, from the exons ATGGCGGCCATGTCAATTTTCAAAAGATGCTTCGGGTGCGGGTCCCGGAATCCCGCTACTCGTCTGAGAGTGCTGCTTTCGGATGAAACGGACATCTACTTCAACCTGGCGATTGAGAACGCCCTTCTTTCCTCGTACGGCTCTAACGCGGCGAAGGACGGCGCTTCTGAGGCCCCGCTGTTGTTCCTATGGCGGAATTCACCTTGCGTCATCGTGGGTCGCAACCAAAACGTCTGGTCCGAGTGTAACCTCGACAATGTGAAACGGGACAACGTGAAACTCGTGAGAAGGTTCACCGGAGGAGGCGCTGTTTACCAG GACCTCGGAAACACGTGCTTCACGTTCATCTCGCCTTCCGCCGACTACAACTTCGAAAAGAATTCTCAGCTTATCTGCGCTGCCATGAGCAAGCTGACAG GCAAGCTTTGCGAACCCAGCGGTAGGAACGACCTATGCGTCGACGGACTCAAG TTTTCCGGAGCCGCTTTCAAAGTTCTCCCCAACGCCGCTTTGCACCATG GGACGCTGCTTATCAACATCAACCAGGGCTCTTTGGACAAGTACCTCACGCCCGATAAATCCAAGCTCGAAAAGCACAACGTGCAGAGCGTGAAAGCACGTGTAACGAATCTGTCGCAGTATAACTCATCCATCAGCCATCACAGC GTTTGTGAAGCGATAATTGCGGAGGTGTCCGCCCACTACAGGTCCCGCACGCGCGAGATCGAAAGGCTCACCACCGCGTCGGAGTATTGCAAGCAGAACGCCTTCCTGGAGTGTTACAACAAGCTGACG GACTCACAATGGACCTACGGAGACCGCGTGCTGGATTACAAGTCGCTGAAACATCGATTCGACTTTGGGTCGCTGGAGTTCTGCTTCGACCTCAGCGGCGACATAGTCGCCAACATATGGATTTTCTCGGACACGCTGAACGCCGACTTCATTACCTGGTTGCACGAAAAACTCAACCACATTCCGCTCCGGTTCACCCCTGACGACTTCGACCGAGCCTTGAGAGGTCTAG CGTACGAGTGTGGGAACGAGATGATTGCCGCCATCAGAGAATGGCTTGTGTCGGAGCTGCGCAGGGCGGAAACAGCCGCGGCAGCCGCTGAGGACGATACTGTGAATGCGGCCCAAAGTGGCCCAAACGTGTAA